The DNA segment TGAACGACTCTGGGGCGTTTACCAGATCATTCGATAGTGGCGTCTTTACTCGCATACCCAAGCAAGACGAGTCGTCACTCCGTCTCATTCCTCGTGTATCATACTGTACAGAGTGTTTCTCGACTCACCCGGTACCTGAGGGTCTGGAAGCCGATACGTGTCGGTCCTGTGGTGCAGCGGTGGAGACCTACGATCGGTACGAAATCAAGCCGGACGGCAGCTACGAAGGACAGGGATACGCGGATGTTGACTCCGACTGGCAGTGGCCAGTGGACCACTGGGCGTACGAACTCAACCGACCCCTCGAAGAAAGCGAGGATGGCACACCCGAGTTTGTCACTGTAGGGATCCACAAAGGGAACATCCCGCCGACGCTTCGTGGTGCGATTGAAGAGAGTTTCCGAAAAGACGATCCGGACGTCAATATCGTGAGTGCCACGCCAACGATGGAACTCGGTGTTGACATCGGAACTCTCGATACTGTCACGCAGGTCGGGATTCCTCCCAATCTGACCAACTACGTCCAGCGGAGCGGGCGAACGGGCCGAACACGCGGGAGTTCCTCACTCGTGATGACCGTCGTCCGTGGCGATCATCCCGTTGACAACCACTACTATGCGAACCTCGAGGGGTTCTTCCGGAACTTCGAGCCTGTTCGGGTCCCCGATCCCTTCGAGTTCGACGAGCTCCTGGCAGGCCACGTTATGACGACGGTGATCGCATATCTGGCCCGTAATCCCCACGAGTCGAATATCTTCAGTCAAATCTACGAGCTGGAGACGAAAAACACGGACCTGCAAAAGTACGTTAGCGAGGTTACCGAGCGTCTCAACATCCTTCGGGAATTCATTCTGGAGGAAAAACGATCGGAACTCACGAACTACATTCGCGAGGTATTCGGTGAAGAAGGTGTTCGTGTCTTCGAGCGGATATTCGTCGAAGACGGTAACTTGAGTCTCCAGCACCGTGCTGATTTCACCTTCCAGAAACTGACAGCGATGTCGGGTTCGACCGAGACGAACAAACGTCTCTCTGAGCGCCACAACCGGCTCGATTCGTGGCTCTCTCTGCTGGGCTATCTCGCAAATTACCGTGATTTCGGTCAGCAATTCCCGGTGAAGTTCTCCGGGAGACAGGATAGTATTGAATTCGAATCGAGCGGCCGCCTCTACGATATGTTCCCTGGCGAAGAGAACGCCCTAGGCTCTGTTCTCAGTCTTCACGGGACCCAGTACGTGGTCTCTGATGTTCATGGGACGACCACGCCGATCTCGGAAGTGGCAGTCTGCATCAACGAGGATTGTGACCGGCCGTTCCAGGCGTATCAGACCGATACTGAACACTGTCCTCACTGCGAGGAGCCCCTTGCAGAGACGAACATCCACGGTGTTGGATCAGTCGAATGTCGAACGACCCGCGGCGGTGAGGAAGGATATCACACTCGCGGGATCCTTTCGACGCACATTGCGCCAAGCGAAGGTGGTGACGAGGTCACCGTTGATGAACGTACGCTCTTCGGAGTCCAATGTCCCGTAGAGTACGGAGAATACGCCGTTACTGACTTCGTGTACGCGTTCGAGCGGGGACACTCCCGGAGCCCTGACCGGACTACGCTTCGCTCTGAGGCGCTCATCGAACGCGAGAAAGGCGGGTCGAGCGAAGGGCTCTCCTGGGAGGAGCGACTCGAAGACGTCTCGAAGGAGACCTACGCTCCGGTCGGCCAGCGATACCATACACAGGGCCTGAAGCTCAACCTGCCGCGGTCTGAGCTTGAGGAGCGTCTCTCTGAGGCTCTCCCAGACGAGACAGATTGGCCCCAGGCTATCGCGAGCTTCGAGCAGGCGCTCACGAAGGCCGTCGCGATCGTGGGCGAATTCGATCAGCAGGACTTCCGAATCAAAACAGTCCTGAAGCCCGAAACAGTGGAAGTCTATCTCGTCGATGGCCGGCAGGGTGGCAACGGCATTACCTGGCGCATTCGCCAGGAGCTGGAAGACGATCTACTTTCAGCCATTGCCGAGGTTGCTGCGTGTGAGCGGTGTGCTGACTTCTGCGAAGAATGTCTGCTTCTCTCGAGAACGCCGCCAGCGTATCTCGAGAACGACCTTCTGAACAAGTACACGCTTCGAGCATTCCTCGGTGATTCGACCATGGCTCTCACTGACGGAGGAGATTGATGATCACAGGATCTCATCTCGCCGAACGCATCAGTATGCCATCGGAGGCGAATTCGGAGCGAAGAGGGTGACATGAGTCTGGACTATCTTAGAACGCGAATGGACCAAAACGAGGTCGCGTTCATCTACGACGAGATCGGCGACCGTGGATTCGGGATGCTACGGTGTCTTCCGGTCATTCACTATCTCGGTGTTCACCACTTCACCTTCCCGAAGCGGTGGCGGCAACTCTCGTCACCCGCACAGTACGACTATCTTGATTACGAGTACGAACTCTTGGGTGAAATCGACCTTCGAGACGAGATGCTCTGTGCGATTACGAATCAGAACTACGAGACGCACACCGAGTTCACCATTCGCCCGCTGTTACACCGTTACGAATCGAGCGAGGCGACGTTCGTGGTCATTGCAGATCACCATGACTTCGATCCACAGGAGGGTCAGCGGATGCTCCGGATGCAGCCGTTCGTCTACGACATGGGATCGTATAGACAGGTATACAGTTATTTCGAGGATCACTACGAGGAGGTTGGTGTGGGATGCCCACTCATAGACACCGCGAACTTATTTATGCAAGATAACGCCAATCTTTATCGAATGGTGACAGGACAACAGCTCACTCGGACACGGGAGTTGTTCGAGGTTCTCCCTGACGCCCCGTACCTGCCGCTGTACGAAGCGTTCGTACAGATCTTTAGCCGGCGGCGTGAGCCGGGTGCCTCACCGCTTGATTCGTTTGCGGAGATCGAAGGGCTTGGTCGCTGGTTACGGCGTCGGCTGGAATGGGATCGTCAGAAAGCGCTGGAGGTAGCCCGGTCGCTCAACCGCCGGGTTGACGCTGATGAGAGTACGTTCGATAGCGCACAGCGCAGCCGTCATCCGATGATGGAAGAAGCAACGTCCGTAGCCAGGACCATCGACTCGACTGAAAGTGACGTGCACGAACGCTACATGCGGTGGCTAAGCAAGGTGGTACAATGAGTTCTTCAGAAGCTTACATCCTCAACGAAATTCAAAATCCGGCCGCGTTGCGGGTCGTTTTCGACTCGATCGCGGACGGGAATGAGACGAAAGAAGAGATTCAGGAAGACACGTGTCTCCCCGATGGATCGACCGAAGAAATTCTCGGTGGCCTCGTTCTTCTGCGACTAATCAGTCGTTCAGACTTCGGATACGAAGCGACTTCCTTGAGTTGGGACACTGGAGATCGCCACCGTGACTTCCAGCTGTCTGCACTGGAGAACCTCGCGAAGGAGGCAACCGCAGAGGACTGGGGGAAGCAAGCCGCGGTTCTCCTCAACTACGAATATCTAATTTCGCGCAACATCCAGGAGTTCGAGAACAACGAGAGAGCGCTCTACGAAGATATTGACTATTGGATCAAGAAAGAAACGGACTATCGACCGAAAGGTGACGGTGAGATCTACAAGCACAATGACGTCAAATTCGCGAACTGGACCCGTCTCGTGGAGTATCTCGGCCTCGTTCACAAGGTTTCTGGACGCCAGCACACGGTGTATCCAGACCCAGAACTGATCTTGGCGTCTATTCGACGTGCTACTGAAAACTATCCTGTACAAGGCGAGAAGGCAGATATCGAAGTTCGGGACTATCTCGAATGGCTGGATTCGAACCTGCTACGGATTGGCTACTCAACAGGAGGTACCGTTCCTGAGATCCTAACGCAGTGTCTGTTCTCGTTAGTTCGATCACGCCAGATCCGACTCGTCGAATACGGTGACGCAGGTTCCGTCACGTTCACACACCTGCCGAATCGTGCGCACTCCGGCATCGACCAAGAAGCGAACTCAATCAAACTACTATGAGCCAAGCGTTCACCTGTCCCCACCTAGATCATGTTGACGACGCAGAGTTTCAGCGACTGTTCAACAAAGTCGCCGCAGTACGAGCTGAAGATCCGGAGCTGTTCGATTTTACACATCGACAGATATCGGTATATCCCTCAGGTGCGGCAGATCAAGAGAATCCCCCTGTTATTACTGAGGACCAAATCCTTCAAAAGCTCAACACGCAGCGACACGGAAATCACGCTGTAATCATCGAGGGCGAAGTCGGCACTGGAAAGTCTGAGCTGTGTGCTTACCTCGTCCATCAACTTCGGGACCAGAATCGCCCAATCCTTCGAGTCGATAAAGACGACGACTTGATGACCATCCTTACGCAACGACTGCCTGACTTCCACGAGAAGCACTTTGGCGAGTCACTCCCACAAAAAGACAAATTCCAACAGCTCGAAGACAATATCGAAAATATCCCCCACGTGGTTGCGAGCCGGGCAACTTCGGGAGCAATGATACGCTTCACGAGCCAGGGGTTTGATGTCTCAGTCACGTCTGATGAAGAAGATGTAATCGTCGATATCGTTGAAGGTCGTCTTGAGAAACTCGTCAAGCGTGGGGAGTACGGCAAGCGGATGGACATCATATCAGAGCAACAATACGAACGTGAGGAATCCCTCGATGTCTTTGACGAATCACTCAGCACGACGGATGCCATCGATATCTGGAACGATGCTCTGTGGAATCAAATTCAGGACCTGTACGAGACACCCTCACTCTCGGAAATGCTGAAACTGGTCGGGCAACGTTTTGAAGATACGCGCCCGGTGGTAGTCTTCGAGGACTTCGGAATCGCATCCGTCGAAGCGAAGAAACTCAGGAATTACATTGAGCGGGATATCGATGAGGACAACTGGGACTTCATAATCGCCGGAACGCGGGATATCACCGAAGTCCTGCATACCCAGACTGCCGAGGATCGTTTCGAATTCTATCAGACGAACCGTCCTGACTCGAACAGCGTTCTGTTCTTGGATAAGGACTCAGCTGTTGATTTCATTCGACCCTATCTTGGCTACTTCAAACACTACGACGACAGCGTCAACTACGAACGCGACGAGGTAGGAAACCCTGTCCAGCTTCTGGACCCTGCGCCAAACAGCGAATGTTCCTCATGCAATCTCTGTTCAGACGAGTATCGCGACCTCTTCCCGTTCAACGAAACCTTCCTCAGGCGAATCTACGAGGGACTAGAAGAAAGCCAGCAATCTCCCCGGGAATACGTCTCAAAGGTCTTCGACATCCTCTACGAGTACTACGTCGGTGGGACTGCTGTTCCGTCGAGTTCGAATCAACTCGGTAGCGATGTCACCAATAGCGAAACCCCGGCAGATAAGGTATATGAGCATAAAGAAGAGTTTGCTGACTTTGCAAAGTGGTATGGTGAGAAGCAAAACGGCTATTATCAAATTGACTCTGCATTAGCCTTTGCGTTCGGTCTTATTCCAGAGAAGAAAATGGAAGCAGAGTATGATGCTGGTATTCAGGTCACACCTGAGATAATTAAAATACCCTCTGGAGATGGAAACGGAGGCACAACTCCCCCGAACCCTCCTGAAATAAAGACACGCGTAGAGCAAATCTTTGACGAGTGCCGAGGTGACGTTGATGACTGGATAGACGACCCGAAGAATAGTCGCTTCACGAAGACGAACAATTACATCCAAACCGCTGTGGAGGACCTCATCAGCCACATCACGGACGACTATACTATTTGGAATGATAGCGATCTAAGATACAATCTGAGCAGCCAGAAACCTCCATTCGTGTGGGAAAACTCGGTTGACGACCCACAACCGGATCAGATCGTGATAAATCCACGTGAATTCAGACGGTCGGAAATTAGGGACCTACTTCGCCACGGAATCGAAGCTGAAGAGAAGGCTGACACGTTCGATAGAGAGAAACAACTCGAAAACCATGGTAGCCAATTCACCGATTACGGTCAGCTATGGCGTAAAAACATTCGCTGGAACTTCATAGAGGACGACCCTCTGCTGTACAGGCAGTCGCATCAGGGTCGATACGACTTCGATGACTTCGTGATTGCTTCCTACGCATGGTTGGTCCTGCTCGATAACCCTTGGAAACCATTGACTCCGGATCGTATCAACGAGCGATATACGGACGAAGAAGAGTTATCCATCGACAATCATCTCGATTCACAGCTTGAATACTTCCTGAATCGGGACACGTACGTTGAAGTTACCGAGGTGTTCGACCACGTCGATGAACTCGAAGATCTGGTTGAGGCCCGCTTTGGGGTGACGACGAGTGCACTCGACGTTCGAAGCATTCGAGAGCGATTCAACCGTGCTACTCCATACGAGATTCTCGACGCATTGGCGAAGACCTACATCGACAAGGTCAACGGACGTGTTCGATTCGCGCCAAAGAATACGCTCCCAGATATCGCTAATGCTGTCTACAGTTGTTTCAACTCAGTGGACGACCTGGAAGAGGAAGATACAGCGCCTAACGTGAGTCGTCACGCTCTGCTGCGATTGCGCGAGACCGATATGGACCGAATCAACGAAATCGCCCGCGATCTGAAGACGTACAATACAGTCGAATCGAGCTTCAACACAGCACTTCAGCACTTCTCGGACCACGACCAGTCGGACATCCTCGAAGTCCGTAATGCGGCCAAATTCATGCGGAACGAACTCGAAGATGAGTTCGGCTCGCCGACTGACCAGAATCGCGTCCACGCTGAACTTGCAAATCTGAAACTCTTCGGCCATCCCGTATTCAGAGATCTCGATGCTCTCGAAGAAGAGTGGGCGACACCAGGTGAGAATGGGGCCGGGACACGATTCACGGAGGTGGCAGAGCACTATGTCCAGTAAACGTGATTTCTCTCCGATCCAGTCCGATCTCGAGCAGGTCTACGAACAGTACCAACAACAGCATCTCTACGAAGAACTCGACGATATTGCGGATCAGATGGAAGAGACGCTGCTCCAGTGTGTCATCGCCAACAATCTCTTCGAGCGCAGTCTATCGGTGAATCAGAAGGCCAAAGATACCGTAGAGGCAGCCCAGGCAGCTGTTCAGAATGACGATGTTCATCGGCTGGAGGACCTTCTTCCTGAGGTCGAAACTCGCGTTGACGAGGAAGAAACGCGCATCAACAACGAAATTCAGGAATCGCGGATCGAGATGCACGAGACGGTCAGAGCTATGCGGGGTCTGAACGAAGAGATCCAGGTGTATAACCAGGGGCGATTGAGAGGACTAGAAACGCTCCTTGACGACTGGAGTTGGAAGCAACACGTCTACACCGAGGAGAACAACTCGTATGAGGAGCGGTATAACGAGGCTGAAGAATTCGCAACCGATATGCGATCCGTATTCGACGACGCGAAGCAAGCAATCGGTGGCGAGTTCACCGGTCAAGAAATCGAATCGCTAGTAGATAATCTACTAAACGAGGGCGGCGTCTCGTTTACTGAGCTTTCGCCTGAACAAATACAGGCTCTCGCCGACTCCGAGATCAGCTCCTACCTCCATCTGTCACTTGGATAAGTCGGGTTACCTCTGTCGCACTAAGTTTATAAGGGATCAAGCCACCACTTACAATAAGACGACGCGACGTGGTCGCGTCACGGTTCCGATGGTATCGCTCACAAGTGAGGAAGAAGACGTTATTCAAGCAATAGCGGCGTGTCTGTCTATCGCGATCGCTGAGGATCCCGAACTCACTCCAGACGATCTCAATAAAACTCAAACGCAGAAACTGCTGTACTTGGCAATAGACGAGTTCGATCTCGACGTCACCTACAGCTGGTATTTAGCCGGCTCTCTCGTCGAGAGTAGCGCTGTTTCGCCGTCGAATCTGGAAACTCCAGACAGCCCCGCGACTCCCACAGAGCCGTCCGTTACCGATGACTCATCCTCCGAAGAGGATTCGACAGCGTCTTCTGTAGAGGCAGAGCCACCGGCGGAACCAGATGAAGAGGTCGCTCGTGAGTTCGATATCGAGAGAGAGGCAGATTCGTTCTTTCCGGAAGAGAGCACAGCCACCGAAACGGCAGATTCCGTTAGTCAACCTGACCCGGGGCCGTCGATCGAAGAGCCAGATCTCACGATGACATTCGACAGCGACGATATTGACCTTCCTGAGGAGGTCGAGGTCTCGGTATCCGACCTCGTTGCGTTTTTCAAAGAAACACTCTCGAACTATCCTCTTACGTCTACTGATCGCTTTTTACAACATTTCTACCACTACCACGCCCCAGCGAAATATCAGGAGCTGTACGAGAGCTGTCTCCATGTGCGCAGTTCTCTTCGAGGGGTCAGAGATTCTGTTCGCGACGTCGTCAAACAGGGCGGTGACGGGGCCAAGATCGACAAGTACAGCGACGAAGTTGGTTTACACCTCTCGGATCTGCATTTCGGATTATACGAGCGTGAGGAGCTCCGAGACACGCTGAACGCGGTCGTCCAGGGAACAGACATCATCGAAGACAGTCTAATGATGTTGGCCAGGATGGATCCGGACGAACTCCGTTCAGAACATATCGAAGCGATTGAAGAGTTACAGTCATTCTTCTACGAATGGGTCTGGAAGTATCCCGCGCTTCGTATTTCCCGAGAAACGGCTACGGGCCCTTCCGCAGAGAGGATCCGCGAGGCACGTGAAGCGACACTCGCCGAATTCGAATCGGGGTTTATGCAGAAGTCGGAGGAGGTACTCGCGAGATTAGATGATGTCGGACTCGTCCCCGAGTACGAAGACTATCCCGACTACAATCGCGACTCTCTCAATGAATCTATTTCAGACTTATATAGCGCCTACACGTTAGACTTCTCGTAACCAATGTCCCAGGGTCGAGCGGAAGATACTACTTCAGCAATCACCGCTGTCTTCTGCGATACGGGGATTTTCATCAATTACGTCAACCAGGAGTGGGAGCGCGACCATACAACCGAATTGCTCGAAAACCACTCTTGTGATATCGTCGTGAGCGAGACTGTGAAGGAAGAGTTCGAATCCGTAACTGATCGACGGGAAGACGTCTACATGGATCTGCTCGGTTTTATTCTGGAAGAGAAAGGCGATATCGAGGAATTTTCTCCGAGTACCACGCTCCAGGGCAACGATCATTCGCACATACAGGGCATCCAGTTTGAGCTCGCAAGTGAGGATCGTCGGGAGGTCGCTCGACGATTGCGACGATTCGGAAAGAAATTCTCCAAGCGTGCTGAGAAGGTTACTGACTCCCTGATTGATGAAGTGTTCTATGCTGCACCCCCTTTCATGCTCAGCTTCGATCTTCAGAAAGTCATCGAGAACGAGAACGATTCAGTCATCGTTGCGGAAGCAGCTGATTGGACAAATGAGGGCGGGTCTGGGTATTTTGCGACGCTAGATAAAGGCGATCTGCTCGAACTTTCGGACGCGATAAACGGGGTCATCCGTGAGGAATTCATTCCTGATGCAGTTCTCCACATTGTTTCTCCTGATATTATCAGCGGACCTTCGGCATCCGAATCGAAACCAGCAGATCAGAATTAAAGACTGGGATGAGGCCCCCATTATTTAAATATATTGAGATTATATCAGTATGATTGCAGAATCCATTGTAGCAACAGTATTTCGTTTGCTTTGTATGGGGTGCGAGAGGTTTGATAATAAATAAATCAATCGACGGCATTATCGAATTCTCACGATGTGATTTTCTGAATAAGAAATTAATTACCACCAGCAAATATAGTATGTGTTGAATATATTAGACTAAGCTATTTCACCACACCACTACGAAAGATGTCTTATGGATAACTCTAGTAATGTCCCGCTTTGTGGAGAGGAAATATTCATGTACCCTGGTGAGCCAGGGGGCATGGGGACGCTGGATTATACAGAAGATGACTACCGAGATGGTTACCCATCTCTGAAATTTGTCAGTCGTAAGCACCTACTAGATGCTCTTGAGGATGATTTAGAGACAAGAGACGTTGATCTGTTTGGAGAGCTTGAGGAAGCTCGGTTCAAAATCCCGGATTACCAACGACACTATTCATGGGATGGCGATGACCATCAACGGCTATGGTACAAACTCCTTCAGATTACACAACTAGAATATACTCCTGGTCCGAACCCGCCAGAGAACTTCTTCGGTACGATATATGTTGGTGAACTACAGGAACGGAAACGTTACGAAGTTATTGACGGTCAGCAGCGGTTAACCACCATCGCCATTGTTCTCGAATGTGTTCGACGCAAGCTCGAAGAAGTGATTCCAGATCTTTCGGGGGATATTGAGGAACTTTCAACACACATCAAAGAGGCATGGATTGAGAACCTCCTGCTTCGTCAACGTGGAA comes from the Halapricum desulfuricans genome and includes:
- a CDS encoding ATP-binding protein, producing the protein MSQAFTCPHLDHVDDAEFQRLFNKVAAVRAEDPELFDFTHRQISVYPSGAADQENPPVITEDQILQKLNTQRHGNHAVIIEGEVGTGKSELCAYLVHQLRDQNRPILRVDKDDDLMTILTQRLPDFHEKHFGESLPQKDKFQQLEDNIENIPHVVASRATSGAMIRFTSQGFDVSVTSDEEDVIVDIVEGRLEKLVKRGEYGKRMDIISEQQYEREESLDVFDESLSTTDAIDIWNDALWNQIQDLYETPSLSEMLKLVGQRFEDTRPVVVFEDFGIASVEAKKLRNYIERDIDEDNWDFIIAGTRDITEVLHTQTAEDRFEFYQTNRPDSNSVLFLDKDSAVDFIRPYLGYFKHYDDSVNYERDEVGNPVQLLDPAPNSECSSCNLCSDEYRDLFPFNETFLRRIYEGLEESQQSPREYVSKVFDILYEYYVGGTAVPSSSNQLGSDVTNSETPADKVYEHKEEFADFAKWYGEKQNGYYQIDSALAFAFGLIPEKKMEAEYDAGIQVTPEIIKIPSGDGNGGTTPPNPPEIKTRVEQIFDECRGDVDDWIDDPKNSRFTKTNNYIQTAVEDLISHITDDYTIWNDSDLRYNLSSQKPPFVWENSVDDPQPDQIVINPREFRRSEIRDLLRHGIEAEEKADTFDREKQLENHGSQFTDYGQLWRKNIRWNFIEDDPLLYRQSHQGRYDFDDFVIASYAWLVLLDNPWKPLTPDRINERYTDEEELSIDNHLDSQLEYFLNRDTYVEVTEVFDHVDELEDLVEARFGVTTSALDVRSIRERFNRATPYEILDALAKTYIDKVNGRVRFAPKNTLPDIANAVYSCFNSVDDLEEEDTAPNVSRHALLRLRETDMDRINEIARDLKTYNTVESSFNTALQHFSDHDQSDILEVRNAAKFMRNELEDEFGSPTDQNRVHAELANLKLFGHPVFRDLDALEEEWATPGENGAGTRFTEVAEHYVQ